The genomic stretch GCAGAGCTTTTCCACTTGCCGCGTCACCGGCGGCACCGCGTAGGACGCGCCGGCATCACCGAAGAAGCCGTCCTTCACCGCCGACACGTCGATATTCACCAGATCGCCCGCCTGGATCACCCGCGCACCGGGAATGCCATGGGCGACTTCCTCGTTGACGCTGATGCAAGTGGCGCCCGGAAATTTGTAGCAGAATTCCGGCGCGGACTGGGCGCCATTGTCCTCCAGCACCTTGCGCCCGATCGCATCGAGCTCGGCGGTGGTGATACCCGGCTCAAGCGCCTTCGCCATCGTCTCGATCGAGATGGCGCAGAGGCGCCCGACATCCTTGAGCTTGGCGAGCTCGTCTTCCGTTCTAACGATCATTCCATCATCCGGTTTTGGCGGCGGGTTTGCCGCCATCCGCCGAGCCGGTCAATGCCTTTCTGACCAGCGGCGCGACTTTCGTGCCGTAGAGCTCGATGCCGCGCATGATCTGGTCGTGCGGCATCAGCCCGATCGCCATCTGGATCAGGAACCGGTCATTGCCGAACACCTTGTGAGCCGCGACGATCTTCTCCGCCACCAGTTCCGGATCGCCGACGAAGAGATTGCCGATGGGTCCGCGCGCAGCATCGTAATGCGCACGGTTGGTCGGCCCCCAGCCGCGCTCGCGGCCGATGCGGTCCATTACCGCCGCCTGCGGTCCGTAGAACTGGTCGGCCGCAAGCTCGGTCGTGTCGGCGATGAAGCCGTGCACGTTGATGCTTGTCTTCAGCGTCGCAGGGTCATTGCCTGCCCGCCGCGCCGCTTCGCGATAAAGGTGGAAGAGCGGCGCAAAGCGCGGGTACTCGCCGCCGATGATGGCGAGCGCCACCGGCAGGCCGAGCGCGCCCGCCCGCGCCACCGATTGCGGCGTGCCGCCAACGGCGATCCACAACGGCAGCTTCTCCTGCAGCGGTCGCGGGTAGACGCCGCGCCCGTTGATCGGCGGCCGCAACTGCCCTTCGGTCCAGGTGACCACTTCCTGGTCGCGGATCGCCATCAACAGGTCGAGCTTTTCGGCGAACAGCTGGTCGTAGTCGCCGAGATCGTAGCCGAACAGCGGGAAGGATTCGATGAAGGAGCCGCGCCCGGCCATGATCTCTGCACGGCCGTTGGAGAGAAGGTCGAGGGTGGAAAACTGCTGGAAGACCCGCACCGGCTCGTCGGAGGAAAGCACGGAGACCGCACTCGTCAGCCGGATGTTCTTCGTCTTCACCGCCGCTGCCGCCAGCACCGTCGCCGGCGAGGAAACCACGTAGTCAGGCCGGTGATGCTCGCCGAGCCCGAAGACATCGAGCCCCACCTGGTCGGCCAGTTCGATCTCTTCGAGAAGGTTCTTCAGCCGCTCAGCTCCCGCCGCACCCTTGTCGGCGGCATTGGGGTCGACGTCGGCAAAGGTATAGAGTCCGAGTTCCATGGGCGGCATCCAATCCGAAGGTTTTCCCGGAGATAGAGAGCCCTGGCGCGATCGGCAAATGCTAATCCGTCGAACGATGCGTTCGACGGATTGGATAAGTGTGGCAATTGGCTAATATTGGAGCCAAACAAATAACTGGTGGCCGCTAAATGAGTGATGACGCACTTCGGAAGGAAAGTAAGGGAAAAGTCCAGTGGTATGCGGACGATATTCCGATCAGAGGATGCCAACTTAGTTTATCTGTTGTCAAAGCAGCTTACCGGGAACTGACGGCGCTCACTCAGAAAGAGGGGGAAGCCATAATATCTAAACTCGCAAGACCGGAAGAGGTAAGCGAAGAGGATTTTGCGAAAAGGAATACGTTTCTCCTGGACGACGCATTCCGCGTCACGGTGTCGATAATCGGCTTCGATGGAGAGACAACATACGGCGAAGACGAGACTATTTTTGAGTCAACGCATTTGCCTCAGCCCATCAAGACGATCCTCTTTACCAATGTCACAGCCTTCAAACGCCATTCTGATGGGGCAGAGCCACGTAACCGCTTCTATGTGTGGCTCCACTTCGACAAGCCACCGTTATTTGACCCAAACCCTCTGGTGTCCGAGCCAACAGCGAATTCAAGTCTAGTGGAAATCAAAGCGGATGATGTTGGGTACTTCCGCGCAGTGCAGACCATTGTCACCAGCAAGCTCTGCAGCAAGCGCAGGTTCCACTCATTTATTCATGAGAAGTTCGCATACGATATCGGGCTTTGGTTTGTTGCTATCCCGTACGCGCTTTATTGGGTGACAGTCTACAATGACTACTTCTTCCCCGCTAACGGCCCGCTCGCATCCTACCGGGTGGCATTTTTCATCTACGCAAGCGGCATGTGTCTGATCCTTTATCGGGCCTTGTTTATGTATCTGAAGTGGGCTTTCCCAGTGAATGTTCTTGAGGAGAACAAGGACAATGCCACTACACACAGGGTAGTATTAGGAGGAATATTCATGGGCTTGATTATCTCAGGAATAACTTCCGTCGTGGGAACTTTGGCAGGACCGTAGTGCGCGGCGACGCAACAATGAGCGTGATCTCTAGCCATCTTCAATTGCTACGGTTTGAGTCCGCCGCGCCCCCTGCCGCGCAAATCCCGGCACCTGGAATCGTCGCCGGTAGACGCCGGGCGAAAGCCCCGTCACCCGCTTGAACAGCCGGCGGAAAAAGGCCGGCTCCTCATAGCCGACCTGCCAGCTGATCTCGTCGACCGGCGCCTCGGTTCGCTCCAGCCGGCGCTTGGCCTCCTCGATCCTCAGGCGCTGGACATAGGCGATCGGGCTCATGCCGGTCGCCTGGGTGAAGCGGCGCTTGAAGGTCCGCTCCGTGAGCCCCGCCTTCCTCGCCATCTCCTCCAGCGGATTGGCGACGGAGAAATGGCCTGCCAGCCAGTCCTGCGCTGTCTGGATTGCCTGGTCGCCGTGGTCGCGCCTGCCCTCGAACACCATGTAGGGAGAAAGCCCGTCCTGGTGCCATTGCAGCGCGAAGTAGCGCGCCACCGTCTGCGCCGCCGTCGCCCCCGCATGACGGGCGATCAGGTAGAGCACGAGATCGTGCCACGTCATCGAAGCGCCTGAGGTGATCAGCTCGTCTCTCTGCCCTGCGACCACCAGCACCTGTTCCGGATGGATCGGCACCTGCGGATAGGCGCGGCGGAAGGTGTCGGCATAGCCGAAATGGACGGTCGCGTCGGCGCCATGGAAGATCCCGGTTTCGGCAAGCAGGAAAATCCCCGAACAGGCGGAGCAGATCAGGGCGCCTTTCGCGTGCATCCTGCGGCACCAGTCGACCAGCTCGGGATAGCGACCCTTGGCCCAGCCATCTGCCGAGAGCACCACCGACGGTACGATAAGGATATCGGTGCGCTCGATGTCTGAGATTGGCCGTTGCACCATCATCGGCACGTGGCTCGCAAGCGTCAGCGGACCGGCCCGCTCGCCGACGATCTCGACGTGGAACGGTGGCGTCTTCGGGATGCCCACTCCGGCAGGCACGATGGAGAAGGCGTTCATGACGTCGAAGATGCCGCTCAGCGTCGACACCGCCGCCTCCGGCAACGCCAGGAGGCTGACATGAAGCGGCTGCGGCCCGCCATTCTTTTCTCCGACTGACTTGTCCATCGTCCGTCCCTGACGATGACCATCTTATGCCCGAAGCGCATCGGGCACCATGGCGTGGGTGAAGCGCTTCATCATCCAATGGCGCAAATGGCCCGGTTCTGGCCGGCACCGCTCTGCCGCCTGACCTCCCCGCCTGCGATGGTCTCCTCACCTCGAACGGAGGTTTTCAATCAGGAGAAACATCATGGATACCTTGCAAACCAGGGCAATCGACAGCGCCAAGCTTGATACGTTGGTCGGCCGCGTTGTCAGCGACCTCTCCGCCGGCTATGGCGGCGTCATGGTCAGCCTCGGCCATCGGCTCGGCCTCTACAAGGCGATGGCAGATCGCGGGCCGCTCACCTCCCGCGAGATTGCCAGCCGCGCCGGCTGCGCCGAACGCTATGTCCGCGAGTGGCTGAACTCGCAGGTCGCGGGCGGCTATGTGACCTACCACGCCGTCAGCGGCACTTATGAACTGACGCCGGAACAGGCCTTCGTGCTGGCAAACGAGGACAGCCCGGTGTTCATCCCGAATGCCTGGGCGACTCCGGCCTCGATGTGGGCCGACGAGGAAAAGGCGGTGGAGGCCTTCCGCACCGGCGCCGGCATTCCCTGGGGCGACCATGACGGCCGGCTCTTCTGCGGGGTCGCGTCCTTCTACCGCAACGCCTACCGCGCCAGCCTCGTGCCGGAATGGCTGCCGGCGCTCGACGGGGTGGTCGACAAGCTGAAGGCAGGGGCACGGGTCGCCGATGTCGGCTGCGGCCACGGCCATTCGACCGTGCTGATGGCGGAAGCCTTCCCCGAGTCCAGGTTCCACGGCTTTGACACGCACGACAAGTCAGTGCTGGAGGCCCACAAGGTCGCGAAGGAGGCCGGCGTCTCCGACCGG from Pseudorhizobium banfieldiae encodes the following:
- a CDS encoding class I SAM-dependent methyltransferase; its protein translation is MDTLQTRAIDSAKLDTLVGRVVSDLSAGYGGVMVSLGHRLGLYKAMADRGPLTSREIASRAGCAERYVREWLNSQVAGGYVTYHAVSGTYELTPEQAFVLANEDSPVFIPNAWATPASMWADEEKAVEAFRTGAGIPWGDHDGRLFCGVASFYRNAYRASLVPEWLPALDGVVDKLKAGARVADVGCGHGHSTVLMAEAFPESRFHGFDTHDKSVLEAHKVAKEAGVSDRVTFSTARAENYPGTGYDLICFFDCLHDMGNPVAAATHAAGALAKDGTVMLVEPFANDRVEDNISPVGRLYYAASTTICCAHAISDGGHTVLGAQAGEARLKDIFRKAGFTRFRRAMQTPFNLILEARL
- a CDS encoding GlxA family transcriptional regulator is translated as MDKSVGEKNGGPQPLHVSLLALPEAAVSTLSGIFDVMNAFSIVPAGVGIPKTPPFHVEIVGERAGPLTLASHVPMMVQRPISDIERTDILIVPSVVLSADGWAKGRYPELVDWCRRMHAKGALICSACSGIFLLAETGIFHGADATVHFGYADTFRRAYPQVPIHPEQVLVVAGQRDELITSGASMTWHDLVLYLIARHAGATAAQTVARYFALQWHQDGLSPYMVFEGRRDHGDQAIQTAQDWLAGHFSVANPLEEMARKAGLTERTFKRRFTQATGMSPIAYVQRLRIEEAKRRLERTEAPVDEISWQVGYEEPAFFRRLFKRVTGLSPGVYRRRFQVPGFARQGARRTQTVAIEDG
- a CDS encoding LLM class flavin-dependent oxidoreductase produces the protein MELGLYTFADVDPNAADKGAAGAERLKNLLEEIELADQVGLDVFGLGEHHRPDYVVSSPATVLAAAAVKTKNIRLTSAVSVLSSDEPVRVFQQFSTLDLLSNGRAEIMAGRGSFIESFPLFGYDLGDYDQLFAEKLDLLMAIRDQEVVTWTEGQLRPPINGRGVYPRPLQEKLPLWIAVGGTPQSVARAGALGLPVALAIIGGEYPRFAPLFHLYREAARRAGNDPATLKTSINVHGFIADTTELAADQFYGPQAAVMDRIGRERGWGPTNRAHYDAARGPIGNLFVGDPELVAEKIVAAHKVFGNDRFLIQMAIGLMPHDQIMRGIELYGTKVAPLVRKALTGSADGGKPAAKTG